The following DNA comes from Nitrospirota bacterium.
ATGAAGGATTTTTTCCTTTTTGAAAGATACTCAAAGGAGACCTCATCAAGACTGTGTCCTGCCTTGTTCGGGTTAAGGAGATACGCTGCGATCATGGTATCCATTACCGGTCCGTCAACGCTCACGCCTTCCCTGGCAAGCATCAGCATGTCATATTTCAGGTTATGGCCTATTTTGGTTATATCCGGGTCCCCAAAAAAAGGACTGAGGACCTTAAACACCGCTTCTTTACTCAGCTGCATGTTCCCCGGCATAAGGGATTGCGTATGACCCACCGGCACATAATAGGCCTTGTTGCTGTCAATGCAGAGAGACAGGCCGACAAGCCTGTCAATAAGGGGGTTCTTCCCTGTTGCCTCAGTATCAAAGGCCAGCCCGCACTTTATTGACGCTGCTATTTCACGAAGCGTATCAGCTGAGAATACCTGTTCGTAATGTCTGTTAGAAGCTGCAGGAGCGGCAGCCTGGGAAGGGAGGAGTTTCATCAGGCTGGTAAATTCGAACTCTTTGAAGAACGAAAGCAGGGCAAGCCAGTCAGGTTCAAGAAGAGCGAACTCAGCAACATCGAAATCTATCGGCACCGCTGTGTCTATCGTCGCGAGTTTTTGACTCATAAGCATGATCTCCTGACTCCCGGTTATCATGGCCCTGAGCTTTTCCCTCGGTATGCGCCCGGGATGTTCAAGGAGCTCCTTTATGCTGGCAAAAGAGGCGAGGAGTTCCTTTGCGGTCTTCTCACCGATCCCCTTGACGCCGGGGATATTGTCAGACGCATCTCCTGTAAGCGCCATGTACTCGGTAACCCTTTCGGGTCCTACACCGAACCTCTCTAAGACATACGCCCTGTCAAGCATCCTGTCTTTCATCGGATCGTAGACCTTGACCCTTTCATCAACAAGCTGGAGCATATCCTTGTCCGCGGTAACAATATAAACATTCGACCCTTCGGATGCCGCCCTTTTTGCTATGGTCCCGATAATATCGTCAGCCTCATATCCCGGCATCTCGAATACCTTGATATGGAGGGCGGATATCACTTTTCTGATATGCGGCAACTGTACTACAAGATCAGCAGGTATCTCCTTCCTGTTTGCCTTGTACTGCCCGAACATCATCTGCCGCTCGGTCATTGCCGGAGAATCAAAAGAGACGACCAGTCCTTCGGGCTTCTTGTCCCTGATGATCTTCAGGAGCATGTTCGTAAAGCCGAGGATCGCATTGGTAGGAAAGCCTTTGGAGTTTGTCAGAGACTTTATTGCGTAGTAAGCCCGGTACACATAGGAGTTCCCATCGATAATGTAGAGGTCCATGGAGGAGATTCTATCATTTTATTGTGCATTAGAACAGGTATTGTATGATGGAAAACAATGTTGTGGTATGCTACTAATATATCCAATGAAGAAACTCAGACTTTATGTTGACACGTCAGTTATCGGCGGTCTCTTTGACACAGAAGACGCAAAAAGGGTGCGTACGGTTGAGACGCTTCTCCTCGCCATCAGAAACAGCGTTTATGAAGGTTTTATTTCGAGGCTTACCATCGCTGAAGTATTAGCGGCCCCTGCGAAGATATATGAACCACTGCAAGCTCGCATTGCTGAGACAGGTTTTCAGATTCTTGAAGAAACAGCCGAAAGCACCAGTCTTGCCGAAGCCTATTTGTCGGCAGATGCAATACCGCAACGATATCGGGATGACGCAAGGCATGTTGCCATCGCTGTTGCTCATGACCTTGACTATATCGTTTCGTGGAACTATAAGCACATGGTCAATATTTCAGTCAGAAGGCTTGTCAACAGTACGAATATACGGATGGGTTATAACCCTATAGAAATAATCTCGCCGGAGGAGGTGACCGGAGATGGAGAAGTGGCAATATAAGTCCCTTGAGTGGATACATAAGGTCAGAGAAGAGAACTACGAAAAGACAAAGGACCTTTCCCCTGCTGAATTAATCGAGCAGACTCGGAAGGCTACAGACGCGGCTATCAAGGCGATGGGCCTTAAGGTTATTCGTTCAAAGGAACACGCACCGATGCATTAAGGCAACTGATATTTCAGAAAATATCGAACGGCAGCACCAGGTTAAACCCGCCGTAGATTCTATCTTTTGTTAGCCCGCCGTTTTCGTAAGGATACCCGAGGCGTTTTTGGAAATTGAGCTCAGGGATCAGCTCCAGATGTCCGAGTTGCAAGAGGGTCGAAAGCATCAGTCTGGCAAAGCTGATCTTTTCAGGCCGGTAGCCGTAGATTCCGTCATGCACGGCAAGTGAGAGATCAATTTCAATTCGCTCGCAATGACCAGAAGTAGGTCCCTTAAGGACAACACCGCATACGAACTTTTTACAAAGCCGTCAAATTGACTAAAGATACGTTCTTATTTTAGAGTAATGAAACACCATCGGAGGCAACATTGGCCACTATCATTGAAGACATCAGCAGCACGAAAAAAAG
Coding sequences within:
- a CDS encoding PIN domain-containing protein — protein: MKKLRLYVDTSVIGGLFDTEDAKRVRTVETLLLAIRNSVYEGFISRLTIAEVLAAPAKIYEPLQARIAETGFQILEETAESTSLAEAYLSADAIPQRYRDDARHVAIAVAHDLDYIVSWNYKHMVNISVRRLVNSTNIRMGYNPIEIISPEEVTGDGEVAI